In the genome of Pseudomonas fluorescens, the window GAAAACCGACCTGATTATCTCGGCCACGCTGTTCGAGCGCATCGTCGGCATGGCCATGAAATACCGGCCCGCGCGGGTCGGCAGCTTTGCCCAGAACATCCATGAGTTCCAGAACCTGCGCGACTTCCTCGCCTCGCTGACCCTCACCAGCCTGATCGACTTGCCGTTCACCCTCCTGATTTTCATCGTCATCGCGATCCTCGGCGGGCATCTGGTGTGGATACCGGTGCTGGCATTCCCGATTGCCCTGGCCATCGGCTATGCCTTGCAGAAACCCCTGGTGGCGACCATGGAGCGGACCATGGCGCTCGGGGCCGAGCGTCAGTCGAGCCTGATCGAAACCCTGGCCGGCCTGGATGCGGTGAAGGTCAACAACGCCGAAAGCGAACGCCAGTATCAGTGGGAGCAGACCATTGGCACCCTCAGCCGCCTTGAGTTGCGGGTGAAAATGCTCTCCGGCCTGGCGATGAACATCACCTTGCTGATCCAGCAACTGGCCGGGGTGATCATGATCGTCTTCGGCGTGTACCAGATCATCGACGGTCACCTCAGCATGGGCGGCCTGATTGCCTGCTACATGCTCAGTGGCCGTGCGCTCAGCCCGCTGGCGTCACTGTCCGGGTTGTTGACCCGCTATCAGCAGGCGCGGGTGACCATGACCTCGGTCGACCAGATGATGGAGCTGCCCCAGGAGCGCAATTTCGAAGAGCGTCCGCTCAGCCGCAAGGTGCTGCAGGGCGGCATTGAGTGCCGCCAGCTCAACTTCACCTACCCGCAACAGCAGAACCTGGCGCTGAAGAACATCAACCTGTCGATTCGTCCCGGCGAGAAGGTCGGCATCATTGGCCGAAGCGGCTCGGGCAAGAGCTCGCTGGCGAAACTGCTGGTGGGGTTGTACCAGCCGGATGACGGTGCGTTGTTGGTCGATGGTGTGGATATCCGCCAGATCGACGTCAGCGAGCTGCGCTACAACATCGGCTACGTGCCCCAGGACATCCAGTTGCTCGCCGGCACCTTGCGCGACAACCTGGTTTCCGGCGCGCGGTATGTCGAGGACGAGCTGGTGCTGCAAGCCGCAGAACTGGCCGGCGTCCACGAGTACGCGCGCCTGCATCCGCAGGGCTATGAACTGCAAGTCGGCGAGCGCGGGCAGAACCTCTCCGGCGGTCAGCGGCAAAACGTCGCCCTGGCCCGTGCATTGTTGCTCAACCCGCCGATCCTGCTGCTCGACGAGCCGACCAGCGCCATGGACAACACCGGTGAAGAGCGCTTGAAGCAGCGCCTGGCAGCGGTGATCGAAAACAAGACCATGGTGCTGGTGACGCACCGGGCATCGCTGTTGTCGCTGGTGGATCGGCTGATCGTGATCGACCGCGGGCAGATACTCGCCGACGGCCCGAAAGCCGCGGTGATGGAAGCGTTGAAGAAGGGGCAGATCAGTGTTGCTTAAGTCGGGTAAGGATTCGATCCGTCGCTACTTCAAAGGCTCTGCTTCACTTCAGGGCCAGCCGCTGCCTGAGGTCAACAAGGCGCTGATCGAGGATGCGCCGCGAGTGGTGCGGCTGACGATCTGGGCGATCATCGCGTTCTTCGTGTTCCTGATGCTCTGGGCCAACTTCGCGGTGATCGACGAAGTGACCAAGGGCGACGGCAAGGCGATCCCATCGTCGAAGATTCAGAAAATCCAGAATCTTGAAGGCGGTATCGTTGCCGAGCTGTTCGTCAAGGAAGGCCAGATCGTCGAAGCCGGCGCACCGCTGATTCGTCTGGACGACACGCGATTTGCTTCGAACGTTGGTGAAACCGAGGCCGATCGGTTGTCGATGCTGCTGCGGGTCGAACGCCTGAGCGCCGAAGTCGAAGATCGCCCGCTGAACTTCCCCGAGGATGTGCTCAAGGCCGTGCCGGGTCAGGCCAAGAGCGAAGAATCGCTCTATATAAGCCGCCGCCAACAGTTGCACGATGAGATTGGCGGCTTGCAGGAGCAGCTGATCCAGCGCCAGCAAGAGCTGCGCGAGTTCACGTCCAAGCAGGCGCAGTATCGCCAGCAATTGGGTTTCCAGCGTCAGGAAATCAGCATGTCCGAGCCGTTGGTGGCCCAGGGCGCGGTATCGCCGGTGGAAGTCCTGCGACTCAGGCGTGCCGAAGCGGAGACCCGTGGTCAGCTCGACGCCACCACCCTGGCTATTCCGCGTGCCGAATCGGCGATCAAAGAAGTGCAGCGCAAGGTCGATGAAACCCGCGGCAAGTTCCGTAGCGAAGCCCTGACCCAACTCAACGAAGCACGCACCGACCTGAACAAGGCCCAGGCCACCGGCAAGGCCCTGGAGGACCGGGTCAGCCGGACGCTGGTCACCTCGCCAGTGCGGGGCATCGTCAACAAGTTGCTGGTCAATACCATCGGCGGGGTTATCCAGCCAGGCAGCGACCTGGTGGAAATCGTGCCACTGGACGACACCTTGCTGGTCGAGGCGAAGATCCGCCCGCAGGACATCGCGTTCCTGCATCCGGGGCAGGAAGCGACGGTGAAATTCACCGCCTATGACTACACCATCTACGGCGGGTTGAAGGCCAGGCTCGAGCAGATCGGCGCCGACACCATCACCGATGAAGACAAGAAAACCACCTACTACATCATCAAACTGCGCACCGACCGCAGCCACTTGGGCACCGATGAAAAGCCGTTGCTGATCATTCCGGGGATGGTGGCTTCCGTGGACATCATCACCGGCAAGAAGACCGTGCTGAGTTACCTGCTAAAGCCGATCATCCGCGCGCGGGCCGAGGCGCTGCACGAGCGCTAGTCCTGCAGCGTGGTTGACGACCTCTTCGCGAGCAAGCCCGCTCCCACAGGTACCTCATTGAGCACAGAGTTTGTGAACACCAGAGATACTTGTGGGAGCGGGCTTGCCCGCGAAGGCGTCCGCCAAGGCGCCAAAACTCTACCGTCCGAATCGAGGTGAGCGCTGTATCAGGTCAATAAGCGACGAAAAGTGTCATCTCGTCGCTCAACCATCCCCCTTCCTTGTTAGCATTGCTCCCGAGTTAATCCAGATCGACGATGAGTGCTCACCATGCAACTCCCAGACATGAACCTGTTGGTCGCCCTCGATGCCTTGCTCGATGAGGGCAGTGTGGTGGGCGCGGCGCGGCGGATGAACCTTAGCCCGGCAGCCATGAGCCGGACGTTGACGCGCATCCGTGAAGCCATTGGCGACCCGATCCTGGTGCGCGCCGGCCGTGGCTTGGTGCCGACCCCCAAGGCGCTGGAATTGCGCGAACAGGTGCGCAGTGTGGTGGAGCAGGCCGGGTTGCTGTTTCGTTCGGCCGATGCGGTGGAGCTGAGTTCGCTGCGGCGGCGTTTCAGTATTCGGGCCAACGACTTTTTTGTCGGCGTCTACGGCGGCAAGCTGTTCGACACTCTCGACCGGCAGGCGCCGCACTGCGAATTGCGTTTCGTCCCGGAAGGCGATGGCGATGATGAGGCGTTGCGCGAAGGGCGGATCGATTTGAGCATCAGTAACACCCGGCCGTTGACCCCGGAAGTGAAGATTCAGAACCTGTTTTCCACCCACTTCGTTGGTCTGGTGCGCGAGGATCATCCGCTGTTGGAAGGTGAGATCACGGCAGAGCGCTATGCGGGTTATTCCCATATCAGCATGTCCCGGCGTGGCATTGCCCGGGGGCCGATCGATACCGCACTCAATGCCCTGGGGCTGGAGCGGCGGGTGGCGGTGATCGCTCCAAGCTTTCATGCGGCGATGTTTGCCTTGCCCGATTCCGACCTGATTCTGCCGGTGCCCAAAGAGGCGCTGCTGAGTGTGCGACGGCTCGGACTGAAGCTGCGCTCGTTCGATTTGCCGATCCCGTTGCCAACCTTGATGTTGACCCAAGCCTGGCACCCGCGCTTCGACAAGGATCCGGCCCACCGCTGGTTGCGTGAAACGCTCAAGACGTGTTGCGATGAAACGTGGTTGGCCGCGCAACCTGAAAGTCACCGCTGAACCCCTGTGGGAGCGAGCTTGCTCGCGATGAGGCCGGCAGCCTCGACATCTTTATTGGCTGACCTGCCGCTATCGCGAGCAAGCTCGCTCCCACAAGGGATGGCGGGACTATCGTTGCGTTTAGCGCACTTATAACCTGCCGATAAGTTGATTTTCGTCAAGCATCACGCTTCCTAAAATGCTTCGGTATTTTCACTCCGGAGCTCGCAGTACATGACTTCCCTCACGGTCACGGCACCTGTTGCTGCGGCCAGCACGGCAGCCGCTCCACCCGTCTTCGGCCCTCGAATCATCATCGGCCTGGTGGGCGTATTGCTGGCGGTGCTGGTGTCGGGCCTGAACGAGATGGTGACCAAAGTCGCCCTGGCCGACATCCGTGGCGCGTTGGCAATCGGCTACGACGAAGGCACCTGGCTGGTCGCCTGTTACACCGCGACCTCCGTGGCGGCCATGGCCTTCGCGCCGTGGTGTGCGGTGACGTTCTCGTTGCGGCGTTTCACCCTGTGGGCCATCAGCCTGTTCACCCTGCTGGGCGTGTTGTGCCCCTTCGCCCCGAATTACGAAAGCTTGTTGCTGCTGAGGACGTTGCAAGGTCTGGCTGGCGGTGCTTTGCCGCCGATGCTGATGACCGTGGCCCTGCGGTTTTTGCCCGCCAACGTGAAGTTGTATGGCCTGGCCGGTTATGCCCTGACGGCGACGTTCGGCCCAGGCCTGGGCACGCCATTGGCCGGGTTGTGGACCGAGTATGTCGGCTGGCAATGGACCTTCTGGCAAATCATCGCGCCGTGCCTGATTGCCATGGCCGCAGTGGCGTATGGCTTACCCCGGGACCCCCTGCGTCTGGAGCGCTTCAAGTCCTTCAACTGGCGCGGTGTGCTACTGGGTTTTCCCGCCATCTGCATGTTGGTGATCGGCATCCTGCAGGGCAATCGCCTGGACTGGTTCGAGTCGAACCTGATCTGCGGATTGCTCGGTGGCGGGCTGTCGCTGCTGGTGCTGTTTTTGGTCGGCGAGTGGTCGCAGCCGATGCCGTTTTTCAAGATGCAGATGCTCGGCATCCGTAACCTGTCTTTCGCCCTGCTGACCCTGGCGGGCGTGCTGGTGGTGTTGCAGGCGGTGATCATCATTCCGTCCAGCTACCTGGCGCAGGTCCAGGGTTATCGCCCGGTGCAGACCGCGCCGATCATGCTACTGGCGGCGCTGCCGCAATTGATTGCGCTGCCGTTGGTGGCGGCGCTGTGCAACTTTCGCTGGGTTGATTGCCGCTGGGTGTTGGGCATCGGCCTGAGCATGCTGGCGCTGTCGTGCGTCGGCGGCTCGCAACTGACGTCCGCGTGGATTCGCGATGATTTCTATGTGCTGCAATGGCTGCAGATTTTCGGTCAGCCCATGGCGGTGTTGCCGTTGCTGATGCTGTCCACCGGCAGCATCAGCCCGATGGAAGGGCCGTTCGCATCGGCCTGGTTCAACACCGTCAAAGGCCTGTCGGCGGTCATCGCCACCGGGGTGATCGAGGCGTTGACCACGGCTCGCCTGCATTTTCACTCGACCATGCTGGTCGACCGCCTCGGCAATTCGCCGCTGGCCGAGCGCGACAGCGCAAGCCTCGCTCATCGTCTGCATGAGCAAGCGGTGGTGCTCACTTCCTCTGATCTTTACCTGTGCATGGCCGGTATCGCCGTGACCTTGATCCTGCTGATTTTCTGGCTGCCGACGCGGATCTTTCCGCCGCGCGCACCGACCTGAATGCTCCACTGATACAGAAGGTTTTTATGAACACTCAAGCAAAGCAGAAAGTCGCGGTTGCCGTGGCCGCCGCATTGGCCGTCGGCGTGTTGATGTACCTGGCGATGCCCGGCCTGTTCGGCAAGCGTACCCAGCAGAACACCAACGATGCTTATGTCTCGGCGGATTTCACCCTGGTCGTGCCGCGCGTTGCCGGGTTTATCAAGCAAGTGCTGGTCGAGGACAACCAGCAGGTCAAGGCCGGGCAGTTGCTGGCGCTGATCGATGACCGGGATTTGCGCGCAGCCGCCCAGGCCGCCGATGCCGAAACGCTGGTGGCCAGGGCGCAACTGCAAAACGCCCGGGCGACCCTCGAGCGTCAGGCGTCGGTGATTGCCCAGGCGCAATCCTCGGTGGTTTCGGCCAAGGCGGAAATGGCCTTTGCCGAGCATGAATTGAACCGCTACAAACACCTCGCCGGGGTGGGCGCCGGCACGGTGCAAAATGCGCAACAGGCGCAAACGCGTATCGACCAGGCCTCGGCACGATTGGCCAATGCCACGGCGGTATTGGCGGCGGAGCGCAAGCAAGTGGAGATCCTCACAGCCCAGCGCGACGCAGCCGAAGGGGGGCTGAAACGGGCGCAAGCGCAGCTGGAAATGGCCAGCTACGAGTTGTCCTATACGCGGATCGTCGCGCCACAGGACGGCATGGTCGGCGAACGCGCGGTGCGGGTCGGCGCCTACGTCACTCCGGGCAGCAAAATCCTCGCGGTGGTGCCGCTGGCGCAGGCATACGTGATGGCCAATTTCCAGGAAACCCAACTGACAGATGTGCAGCCGGGGCAGGCTGTGCAAGTGCGCGTCGACAGCCTGGGTGGTGCGGCATTGAACGGTCGTGTCGAAAGCATTGCCCCGGCCACCGGGGTGACGTTTGCCGCGGTCAAACCGGACAACGCCACCGGCAACTTCACCAAAGTGGTGCAGCGGATACC includes:
- a CDS encoding HlyD family type I secretion periplasmic adaptor subunit is translated as MLLKSGKDSIRRYFKGSASLQGQPLPEVNKALIEDAPRVVRLTIWAIIAFFVFLMLWANFAVIDEVTKGDGKAIPSSKIQKIQNLEGGIVAELFVKEGQIVEAGAPLIRLDDTRFASNVGETEADRLSMLLRVERLSAEVEDRPLNFPEDVLKAVPGQAKSEESLYISRRQQLHDEIGGLQEQLIQRQQELREFTSKQAQYRQQLGFQRQEISMSEPLVAQGAVSPVEVLRLRRAEAETRGQLDATTLAIPRAESAIKEVQRKVDETRGKFRSEALTQLNEARTDLNKAQATGKALEDRVSRTLVTSPVRGIVNKLLVNTIGGVIQPGSDLVEIVPLDDTLLVEAKIRPQDIAFLHPGQEATVKFTAYDYTIYGGLKARLEQIGADTITDEDKKTTYYIIKLRTDRSHLGTDEKPLLIIPGMVASVDIITGKKTVLSYLLKPIIRARAEALHER
- a CDS encoding MFS transporter, whose product is MTSLTVTAPVAAASTAAAPPVFGPRIIIGLVGVLLAVLVSGLNEMVTKVALADIRGALAIGYDEGTWLVACYTATSVAAMAFAPWCAVTFSLRRFTLWAISLFTLLGVLCPFAPNYESLLLLRTLQGLAGGALPPMLMTVALRFLPANVKLYGLAGYALTATFGPGLGTPLAGLWTEYVGWQWTFWQIIAPCLIAMAAVAYGLPRDPLRLERFKSFNWRGVLLGFPAICMLVIGILQGNRLDWFESNLICGLLGGGLSLLVLFLVGEWSQPMPFFKMQMLGIRNLSFALLTLAGVLVVLQAVIIIPSSYLAQVQGYRPVQTAPIMLLAALPQLIALPLVAALCNFRWVDCRWVLGIGLSMLALSCVGGSQLTSAWIRDDFYVLQWLQIFGQPMAVLPLLMLSTGSISPMEGPFASAWFNTVKGLSAVIATGVIEALTTARLHFHSTMLVDRLGNSPLAERDSASLAHRLHEQAVVLTSSDLYLCMAGIAVTLILLIFWLPTRIFPPRAPT
- a CDS encoding LysR family transcriptional regulator: MQLPDMNLLVALDALLDEGSVVGAARRMNLSPAAMSRTLTRIREAIGDPILVRAGRGLVPTPKALELREQVRSVVEQAGLLFRSADAVELSSLRRRFSIRANDFFVGVYGGKLFDTLDRQAPHCELRFVPEGDGDDEALREGRIDLSISNTRPLTPEVKIQNLFSTHFVGLVREDHPLLEGEITAERYAGYSHISMSRRGIARGPIDTALNALGLERRVAVIAPSFHAAMFALPDSDLILPVPKEALLSVRRLGLKLRSFDLPIPLPTLMLTQAWHPRFDKDPAHRWLRETLKTCCDETWLAAQPESHR
- a CDS encoding type I secretion system permease/ATPase produces the protein MESEVSRVQLIHDPRALHDDPLLDGLLALCMLHQKPASAAMLTTGLPLPEQRLSVELLPRAAARAGLQGRVLQRKLEDIPAIAMPALLLLKGGRSAVLLGWQGEDQVRVLLSESDGGESLVSRELLADDYTGRVFFAQPQHKFDVNHGTLIPRARSWFRDTLKRSRWLYVDAIAASFLINIIAMAAPLFVMNVYDRVVPNQAEATLWVLALGITGAYLFDLILKSLRSLCLDLAGKKTDLIISATLFERIVGMAMKYRPARVGSFAQNIHEFQNLRDFLASLTLTSLIDLPFTLLIFIVIAILGGHLVWIPVLAFPIALAIGYALQKPLVATMERTMALGAERQSSLIETLAGLDAVKVNNAESERQYQWEQTIGTLSRLELRVKMLSGLAMNITLLIQQLAGVIMIVFGVYQIIDGHLSMGGLIACYMLSGRALSPLASLSGLLTRYQQARVTMTSVDQMMELPQERNFEERPLSRKVLQGGIECRQLNFTYPQQQNLALKNINLSIRPGEKVGIIGRSGSGKSSLAKLLVGLYQPDDGALLVDGVDIRQIDVSELRYNIGYVPQDIQLLAGTLRDNLVSGARYVEDELVLQAAELAGVHEYARLHPQGYELQVGERGQNLSGGQRQNVALARALLLNPPILLLDEPTSAMDNTGEERLKQRLAAVIENKTMVLVTHRASLLSLVDRLIVIDRGQILADGPKAAVMEALKKGQISVA
- a CDS encoding HlyD family secretion protein, producing MNTQAKQKVAVAVAAALAVGVLMYLAMPGLFGKRTQQNTNDAYVSADFTLVVPRVAGFIKQVLVEDNQQVKAGQLLALIDDRDLRAAAQAADAETLVARAQLQNARATLERQASVIAQAQSSVVSAKAEMAFAEHELNRYKHLAGVGAGTVQNAQQAQTRIDQASARLANATAVLAAERKQVEILTAQRDAAEGGLKRAQAQLEMASYELSYTRIVAPQDGMVGERAVRVGAYVTPGSKILAVVPLAQAYVMANFQETQLTDVQPGQAVQVRVDSLGGAALNGRVESIAPATGVTFAAVKPDNATGNFTKVVQRIPVKIVLEPGQSLAERLRVGMSVEASIDTGSDAAPVREVTQR